The following are encoded in a window of Telmatobacter sp. DSM 110680 genomic DNA:
- the cmk gene encoding (d)CMP kinase — MSAEETSGQKKPERNFVVAIDGPAGAGKSTIARHLARHFGLLNLETGAMYRAFALKALRLEVPLEDPAALEQLATDTDIKLEPGEEENRVLLDGEDVTGQIRNQTVTDAASRVSVYPPIRAAMVKRQQELGANGGVVMEGRDIGTVVFPNAEVKIFLDAAPEVRGMRRYDQIGQHGHSEAKPVPPPDEVIRDLRARDERDRNRADSPLKPAPDAFLLDSTHLTLEEAVKAAEATVDKWLAKSKAAGTRLG, encoded by the coding sequence ATGAGTGCGGAAGAAACCTCCGGGCAGAAGAAGCCTGAGCGAAATTTCGTAGTAGCCATTGACGGGCCCGCCGGCGCAGGCAAGAGCACCATCGCCAGGCACTTGGCCCGTCATTTTGGTCTGCTCAACCTTGAGACCGGCGCGATGTACAGGGCATTCGCTCTGAAGGCGCTTCGTCTCGAGGTCCCTCTCGAGGACCCAGCCGCCCTGGAGCAGTTAGCCACCGACACCGACATCAAGCTCGAACCCGGTGAAGAAGAAAATCGTGTCTTGTTGGACGGCGAAGACGTCACCGGCCAGATCCGCAATCAAACCGTAACCGACGCGGCCTCGCGGGTCAGCGTTTACCCTCCCATCCGCGCCGCCATGGTCAAGCGTCAGCAGGAATTGGGCGCCAATGGCGGCGTCGTCATGGAAGGCCGTGACATCGGCACCGTCGTATTTCCCAACGCCGAGGTAAAGATCTTTCTCGATGCGGCCCCTGAAGTCCGCGGCATGCGACGTTATGACCAGATTGGCCAGCACGGCCATTCCGAAGCCAAACCCGTTCCCCCACCGGATGAAGTCATCCGCGATTTGCGCGCCCGCGATGAGCGGGATCGCAATCGAGCTGATTCACCTCTCAAACCCGCCCCCGACGCTTTCCTGCTAGACTCTACCCATCTGACGCTGGAAGAGGCCGTGAAAGCTGCCGAAGCGACCGTGGACAAATGGTTGGCGAAATCGAAAGCCGCCGGCACGCGCCTTGGATAG
- the pyrR gene encoding bifunctional pyr operon transcriptional regulator/uracil phosphoribosyltransferase PyrR — MSEKTTAPSLRVKGRLMSASEVERTLVRLAHEIVEKSNGSEDLTLIGIKRRGVPLAERLGKLIAGIEKRPVDTGTLDIQFYRDDLSTAGVRPVVTPGALGCEVEGRDVVLCDDVLYTGRTIRAALDALFDHGRPRRVQLAVLIDRGHRELPIEATYVGRHVPTSSREIIEVKFHEVDNDEQVLLVERVD, encoded by the coding sequence ATGAGCGAAAAAACAACTGCACCCTCCCTGCGCGTGAAGGGTAGGCTGATGTCCGCCTCGGAGGTTGAGCGCACCCTGGTGCGCCTGGCCCACGAAATTGTCGAGAAAAGCAACGGCAGCGAAGACCTAACCCTCATCGGCATCAAGCGCCGCGGCGTTCCGCTCGCTGAGCGGCTTGGCAAACTGATCGCGGGTATCGAGAAACGACCCGTCGATACCGGTACCCTCGACATCCAGTTCTATCGCGACGATCTGTCTACAGCCGGTGTCCGTCCCGTCGTGACCCCCGGCGCACTCGGTTGCGAAGTCGAAGGCCGCGACGTGGTGCTCTGCGATGACGTGCTCTACACCGGCCGCACCATTCGTGCTGCTCTCGACGCTCTCTTCGATCATGGACGCCCGCGCCGCGTGCAACTCGCCGTTCTCATTGATCGCGGCCATCGCGAACTGCCCATCGAGGCGACCTACGTCGGTCGCCACGTCCCCACCAGCAGTCGCGAAATAATCGAAGTCAAGTTTCACGAGGTCGATAACGACGAGCAGGTGTTGCTGGTCGAGCGAGTGGACTAA